From the Lathyrus oleraceus cultivar Zhongwan6 chromosome 4, CAAS_Psat_ZW6_1.0, whole genome shotgun sequence genome, one window contains:
- the LOC127137885 gene encoding DNA mismatch repair protein MSH7, with amino-acid sequence MQGECAQALQENAMCALANISGGLSYHQLAESTKPSDPLVVEETLLKQFKPRLPFLVLERTIKALAGLYGNSVLSTKLANSDAKRLLVGLITVAANEVQYELIKALLTLCKSECSLWCALLGREGVQQLISHLGLSSEQQQECAIALLCLLSDENVESKWAITAAVGIPPLVQILESGSAKAKEDSAAILRNWVCCPLKDAEGINNRLEVVDHLITLPEVVFHIAQHLCKLPDLELLLGWTKSSLKVSSSILLPLLAKKILKKRVKVFGSLVKGLQTTLSLLLLLQKEKSLISSLTKIVKLPVLTGSDGLDQFLTQFEAAVDSDFPNYQNHDVTDTDAETLTILAELFLEKAAQWVEVVHAINYIDVLRSFAVTSSFSCGTVSRPVVVPTSKGTSKDSGVPELKMKGLWHPFALGESGRVPVPNNIILGENEDMQHPRTLLLTGPNMGGKSTLLRATCLAVIMAQLGCYVPCENCVLSVVDIIFTRLGATDRIMAGDTFFIEYTETASVLQNATQDSLVILDELGRGTSTFDGYDIAYAVFRHLIGKVNCRLLFAAHYHPLTKEFASHPQAIKSLQKRDVFLQVNNTTQNQFT; translated from the exons ATGCAGGGTGAGTGTGCTCAAGCATTACAAGAGAATGCTATGTGCGCTTTAGCAAATATTTCTGGTGGTTTGTCTTAT CATCAGCTCGCCGAATCTACCAAACCGTCAGATCCTTTGGTGGTTGAAGAGACATTACTCAAACAATTCAAACCTCGCTTGCCTTTCCTTGTGCTAGAACGGACCATCAAAGCTCTTGCTGGTTTATACGGTAATTCCGTACTCTCAACTAAACTAGCAAATTCCGATGCAAAACGTTTGCTTGTTGGTTTGATAACTGTGGCTGCCAATGAAGTGCAATATGAGCTTATAAAAGCTCTGTTGACATTATGCAAAAGTGAATGCAGTCTATGGTGTGCGCTTCTAGGCCGTGAAGGAGTTCAGCAATTGATATCACATCTGGGACTTTCATCAGAACAGCAACAAGAATGTGCTATTGCCTTGCTCTGTTTATTGTCTGATGAAAATGTTGAAAGTAAATGGGCCATTACTGCTGCTGTTGGTATACCTCCACTTGTTCAAATTTTGGAGTCGGGATCTGCCAAAGCAAAGGAAGACTCGGCAGCAATTCTTAGGAACTGGGTTTGCTGTCCACTGAAAGATGCTGAAGGAATTAATAATAGGCTTGAGGTGGTAGATCATTTAATAACTTTACCTGAAGTTGTGTTTCATATTGCACAACATCTTTGCAAGCTTCCAGATTTGGAACTATTACTTGGTTGGACCAAGTCTAGCCTTAAAGTATCAAGCTCTATCTTACTTCCTTTGTTGGCAAAGAAAATATTGAAAAAGAGGGTGAAAGTGTTTGGGTCTCTTGTAAAAGGCCTTCAGACTACTTTGAGTTTGCTGCTTCTACTACAGAAAGAGAAGTCTCTAATATCATCCTTGACCAAAATTGTTAAACTTCCTGTTCTGACTGGCAGTGATGGGCTCGATCAGTTCCTTACTCAGTTTGAAGCAGCTGTAGACAGTGACTTCCCAAATTACCAAAATCATGATGTTACGGATACAGATGCTGAAACACTCACAATACTTGCTGAATTATTTTTGGAGAAAGCTGCTCAATGGGTCGAAGTTGTTCATGCCATCAACTACATTGATGTGCTAAGATCTTTTGCTGTTACTTCTAGCTTTTCTTGTGGAACTGTGTCTAGGCCTGTTGTAGTGCCAACATCAAAAGGTACAAGTAAAGATAGTGGAGTGCCTGAGCTCAAAATGAAGGGACTATGGCATCCATTTGCTCTTGGAGAGAGTGGGCGTGTGCCTGTTCCAAATAACATAATCCTGGGTGAGAACGAAGACATGCAACATCCTCGCACATTGCTTCTAACAGGGCCAAACATGGGTGGAAAATCAACACTTTTGCGTGCTACCTGTCTAGCTGTTATTATGGCCCAGTTAGGTTGCTATGTCCCTTGTGAAAATTGTGTTCTCTCAGTTGTGGATATCATCTTCACACGGCTTGGAGCCACAGATAGAATCATGGCAGGCGATACCTTCTTTATTGAGTATACAGAAACTGCATCAGTACTTCAGAATGCTACTCAAGATTCTCTTGTTATCCTTGATGAATTGGGTCGGGGAACAAGCACTTTTGATGGATATGACATTGCATATGCTGTATTCCGACATCTGATTGGAAAGGTTAACTGTCGCTTGCTATTTGCCGCACATTACCATCCGCTAACAAAAGAATTTGCCTCTCATCCACAAGCTATCAAATCCCTGCAAAAAAGAGATGTTTTCCTCCAAGTTAACAACACCACACAAAATCAGTTTACATAA